Proteins co-encoded in one Daphnia carinata strain CSIRO-1 chromosome 3, CSIRO_AGI_Dcar_HiC_V3, whole genome shotgun sequence genomic window:
- the LOC130693196 gene encoding uncharacterized protein LOC130693196 isoform X2, with protein sequence MSSQSYPAQLNPFVEDATSKKDNRRSWNPRKMFLSRHKRTSSYATAQITTDENVERELIPPTDEQVPQSHGVHRKMSRDTTPTESKCRTNDSTLHRKKRRAPLPPLSPVTLESSSSTDTKSITDLSFCDTIEGAGFVRFTRG encoded by the exons ATGTCCAGTCAAAGCTACCCAGCACAGCTGAATCCTTTTGTCGAGGACGCAACATCGAAAAAAGACAATCGAAGGAGCTGGAACCCTCGTAAAATGTTTCTCTCTCGTCATAAACGCACATCGTCATACGCCACTGCGCAAATAAC CACAGATGAGAACGTCGAGCGGGAGCTGATCCCGCCTACCGATGAGCAAGTTCCGCAAAGTCACGGCGTTCACCGTAAGATGTCTCGGGACACAACACCCACCG AGTCCAAGTGCCGCACCAATGACTCGACATTGCATAGGAAGAAACGACGTGCACCACTGCCGCCATTGAGTCCCGTCACGTTGGAGTCTTCCTCTTCTACCGATACTAAGTCGATCACGGATCTCAGTTTCTGCGATACAATTGAG GGTGCTGGTTTCGTCCGATTCACACGTGGCTAG
- the LOC130693196 gene encoding uncharacterized protein LOC130693196 isoform X1 → MSSQSYPAQLNPFVEDATSKKDNRRSWNPRKMFLSRHKRTSSYATAQITTDENVERELIPPTDEQVPQSHGVHRKMSRDTTPTESKCRTNDSTLHRKKRRAPLPPLSPVTLESSSSTDTKSITDLSFCDTIELETVVTITTITATVDEQNEVDQLPLLFCDLNDES, encoded by the exons ATGTCCAGTCAAAGCTACCCAGCACAGCTGAATCCTTTTGTCGAGGACGCAACATCGAAAAAAGACAATCGAAGGAGCTGGAACCCTCGTAAAATGTTTCTCTCTCGTCATAAACGCACATCGTCATACGCCACTGCGCAAATAAC CACAGATGAGAACGTCGAGCGGGAGCTGATCCCGCCTACCGATGAGCAAGTTCCGCAAAGTCACGGCGTTCACCGTAAGATGTCTCGGGACACAACACCCACCG AGTCCAAGTGCCGCACCAATGACTCGACATTGCATAGGAAGAAACGACGTGCACCACTGCCGCCATTGAGTCCCGTCACGTTGGAGTCTTCCTCTTCTACCGATACTAAGTCGATCACGGATCTCAGTTTCTGCGATACAATTGAG TTGGAAACTGTTGTCACCATCACGACAATAACGGCTACCGTCGATGAGCAGAACGAGGTCGATCAATTGCCATTGCTCTTCTGCGATTTAAATGATGAGTCATGA